Proteins found in one Anolis carolinensis isolate JA03-04 unplaced genomic scaffold, rAnoCar3.1.pri scaffold_19, whole genome shotgun sequence genomic segment:
- the LOC134294737 gene encoding uncharacterized protein LOC134294737, translating into MALVLPGRRGSFLRLPSQQKLLLLQVASGQKKIRSMHPALADEPDSPFNFILPKPKPHKGTPARSTFAMPEEDSTSDSEDLGGDTEDDEWVPAKLAKKTALGCRCKGGCRNKKCGCRKQKVTCSENCRCKAEECWNRGNFILNQELSRMREVFEKNQALSEELAKQKLLLLQVASGQKKIRSMHPALADEPDSPFNFILPKPKPHKGTPARSTFAMPEEDSTSDSEDLGGDTEDDEWVPAKLAKKTALGCRCKGGCRNKKCGCRKQKVTCSENCRCKAEECWNRGNFILVCGDAIAAYLFGGEDSPVLPVGIFGIYSKDKC; encoded by the exons ATGGCCTTGGTCCTTCCTGGCCGCCGAGGCTCATTCCTGCGTCTGCCTTCCCAACAGAAACTGCTGCTGCTTCAAGTGGCCAGTGGGCAGAAGAAGATCCGGAGTATGCATCCCGCTCTGGCAGATGAACCGGACTCCCCCTTCAACTTCATCCTACCCAAG CCCAAGCCCCACAAGGGAACTCCCGCAAGGTCTACATTTGCGATGCCAGAGGAAGACTCAACATCCGATTCGGAGGATTTGGGAGGAGACACTGAAGATGATGAGTGGGTCCCAGCCAAACTTGCCAAGAAGACTGCTTTGGGG TGCCGCTGCAAAGGCGGTTGCAGAAACAAGAAGTGTGGCTGCCGGAAGCAAAAAGTGACCTGTTCTGAGAACTGTCGCTGCAAGGCCGAGGAGTGCTGGAACCGAGGCAACTTTATCTTG AATCAAGAACTGTCAAGGATGAGAGAAGTCTTTGAGAAGAACCAAGCGCTCTCTGAAGAGCTTGCCAAACAG AAACTGCTGCTGCTTCAAGTGGCCAGTGGGCAGAAGAAGATCCGGAGTATGCATCCCGCTCTGGCAGATGAACCGGACTCCCCCTTCAACTTCATCCTACCCAAG CCCAAGCCCCACAAGGGAACTCCCGCAAGGTCTACATTTGCGATGCCAGAGGAAGACTCAACATCCGATTCGGAGGATTTGGGAGGAGACACTGAAGATGATGAGTGGGTCCCAGCCAAACTTGCCAAGAAGACTGCTTTGGGG TGCCGCTGCAAAGGCGGTTGCAGAAACAAGAAGTGTGGCTGCCGGAAGCAAAAAGTGACCTGTTCTGAGAACTGTCGCTGCAAGGCCGAGGAGTGCTGGAACCGAGGCAACTTTATCTTGGTGTGTGGCGATGCTATTGCGGCCTACCTCTTTGGGGGGGAGGATTCACCTGTCCTGCCTGTAGGAATATTTGGGATCTATAgcaaag ACAAGTGTTGA